The Glycine soja cultivar W05 chromosome 15, ASM419377v2, whole genome shotgun sequence region GGCAATTTCTTAGTTATTTCAAGTGCCTATCACGTCTTAAAAGTTGATGATGTGAGAATTCATGTGATTATCTTGATGGTAAATCATTCATCACATCATTATATTGATTGAGAAGTTTTAGTAGAGGGACGAGAGTCGCCAAATTTCAATAATGTGATGACTAACATGTTAGAGTTGTAAGCACCATTACAAACATACACATCAGCAGTGCAATGGGGCATTAACAATTTCACACTTCATGTGTGAGGGATTGTATTACCACTGTAATCATCTAATATCCTAATCGTTAAAGACACCACAATAAATAGGTGGCGTCCTTGTTATAACAAAGTCTACAATTGCTGGGATTTCTTGAGTTCCTCTGTAGCTATAGAACTCTTCACCGTGTGGTGTTTTGTaacataaataaacatattaatatctaatttttaGATAATAAAGATGAATATTTCTATCaattgtgaatattttttttataaaagcataatATATATTGGATAAGAATAGAAAATTTGTTCATAGCATTAATGCATAAAGTGTAAAGACAtatttaatacactttttttttagatGAAGAAAAGTTTAGGAGAGTTGGATTGTAAGAATTTACTACATCAGTTTATGTTTCGAGACTCCAATGTATACATAAATATTTGCAGACTGTCTACTAATATGATTTTCATATCGACAATAATAGATTTAAACCTGCATCTTCGTGAAATATGAAATCAATCTTTAACAGCTGAATTAATAACAACTGAATTAATCTTTGCTCTTTGCTGacatattaaatatatgtatttttttagtttaaatatgtttttcatacttataatatacttcttttttagtttattaccttaattttttattttaaccattTTACTTTTAGTATGTATCATTAGTCAAGTTTATTAAATATGACATCACATTTTATTAACTTGttaaatcattatttaattgataatatgtatgatcttttaatttgttatattatCACTTAATAAACTAAGACTAAtaacaacaattaaaaataaaattttgaaaatatcaagtactagaataaaaaaaatttagataataaattttatatatatatatatatatatatatatatatattatgtatgaagaacatatttgaatttattttattttagccaTAAACGTTGTAATAATCAGTCTGACCATGCATGACACGCACGGGTACCAAAAGACTGAAAGCAAAGTCCAGGCTCAGAAGTCAGAAGCATCATTGAATCACAGCCAATGGTCCACCTAATTTCTGTCATGCAAGTATTCTCGGCCAGTGCGGCAAGCAAGCATAGTCCTTTTGCATATTCTTCAGAAATTAACATATTCATCAAACTCCCACTAccttatatttttctaataacaaaattcttaaattcaaaaacaccaaccaatttgatttttatttatttattattccatAAACAAATAACATATTCTCCAAAACAGTGCCTATGGTGGGCCTCTTGCCAAACTCGGAAGCATTCCCTCCTCGAGTGTGTGGTGTGGTGTTGCAGTTGCAAATTGCAACACTCAGCACAACACTGCACCACTTTTGTTTCTGCATTGTGTTTCCCAGCTTAGCTACAACTACAAACAAGCCCACGTCGCTTTCATAAAACCACACCCACCTGCCACCATCACTTTCCCCAAAACCCAACTCATCAAAACTTAaactcagagagagagagagagagagagagagtaaagAAATGAGTGAAGAAGCTAAAAAGAACTTCGTCGGAGCTCTAACGGCGAGGCCCACCTCCGATGACCAGAAACAAGCGCCGGCGCTGAATGTCCCTCCGAAGAAGGTCATCATCAAGAGCGCTGATATGATCCCCGACATGCAGAAGGAGGCCGTTGATATCGCTGTCGCTGTTAGTTTCAACaactttcttctctctctctctctctctcttttttttatggttCCTTGGTTTGGATTCTGTTTCTGGGTTTTGTTGTGCTTGCTGTGTTGTGTCATAAAGTCTTGACCTTTTTGCGGATTATTCAGGCGTTTGAGAGGTACAATGTGGAGAAAGACGTCGCGGAACAGATAAAGAAGGAGTTCGATAAGAGGCATGGCCCCACTTGGCATTGCATCGTTGGTCGTAATTTTGGTAactccctttttgttttttttccttgcatTTGTCAATGATTTTGGTATTTGGGTATACTTGGATTTGTGGTTTGTGTGCTTCTTTTATAGTAGAAATTGGGTAGACATAAGGTTATGTAGGTTGGTCCTTGTTTGCTTTCAAAAGTGTGTTTATTTCTGTTCATGGTTGGAGTTTAGAAGCGATGCTGAAACCtaggtttttgttgttgttggctgCATACGATTGATTTTCTAGTTTTTGAATTAGATTTAGAGGTTTTCTGCTTATCTATATTTTCCAGGGGAAATTTGTCAGCTGAATGGTATATGAATATGTAGTTTAGTTTAGTTGGTGTGGTTTGTGTAGATGAGTCAGTATTACTTATGTACTGTGGTGACAGACATTTTTGTTCCATTATGCCCTGAACTCTGTTCATTAATTGTACCACATAAGCTGCAGTGGATGAGTTTCTACGTTGTTGTTTTGAGAAGTCTTTTCTTGCATTAATGGTTACTGGAGGAGAAAACAGTTAACCCACTAGGGTTGGCCTAATGGTGGGGGGTTTGGTTAGTATGTATGAGGTTTTCGGTTTGATCCTTATTATTGTCTTTttgtacacaaaaaaaaaaaaagaggaagaggGAAACAATTAACCCACTAGGGTTGACCTAGTGGTGGGGATTTGGGTAGTATGAGGACTTAGGTTCGATCCTCATTGTTTTCTttgtacacaaaaaaaaaaaaaacacagagaAACCGGTTGAATGTAACATCTAGTACTCTCATGTCTGTGTCCTGTGATTCCAGGCCCTTGAATTTGATAATAATTACCTTGGCTACTCAAATGTGAACTTGATACATGGAGGGCCACCTGGGCCAGCATTGTTGGATATACAGCACATGAGTGAACAATTTTCATCCAACATGACTTTCATACAGAGGGAAAAATATTGGTCTAATTAATAATGAGCTAATGACTATAGGGGCTGATAGAATTTTCAAGTTACATATAGTTGGAGCTTAGGAATACAGGTTGAAGAAATCATGACTGGATGAGTTCTTTTGCTGAGAATGAAGGGGCCATTTCTATTATATCTTCTTCCCTACAGTATGTGTCTGTCTTTCATTTTCTGTGGATATCTCAATGACAGCACTCCATTCTGAAAGCCTGCTGCTTGTTAACAAGATCCTTATGAAGATCGAAAGAGTGTTTACATTTGATGTTTTTTCTTGTATCTTAAATATTATCTATCAGTGCAATTAATCTTTCAAGAATCATTCACAGTCCATAATCTCTGGGGCTTTTGCTTAAATATGTTGTGCAATTGCACAATATTATGATTCAAGTTCATATTAATGCAACTTTtgtaattttacttatttattagtttatatTAATATCAAAGCAAAAGAGCTCTTTCTTTCATGAATTATCTTTTCCATTTGTTTTAATCTTCTATATCAAGGAAATATGCCTTTCTTTAATTTTACTGTCTGGGGAGTCATCTCTCTTAAACACAAGAATAATATACCATTCATAGTGCTCTTTTGATATTGCATACCTAGGTAAGCTTGCATACTGTTCTGTTTGATAAATTTTTGGTGTATGTATGAGTAGAAGTTTAAAGTTTTcagctttttatttatttgcttaGAAAGATTTTTGTAATGTTCACTATTATCCAATATCCTTGTTGAATTTTTGCCAATGCGCTTGAAGCTCAATACAGTCAATTGGCTCCAGCTCAATATTATAAAGTAGGGTGTGATGTTGATATCCAAGGTAAGCTACTAGTATTTTATGATAATGAGTGTTTACATGGAAAAGGAGTTCaattttgaatctttttacaacaAAAACCACTTTCTACCAGGTTGGGTTGGCTATATGGACCAAATGATGTCATAATGTCATGTCAAAAACCAACTCGTTGGAGATAAGGGTGTTCATAAATTGATTTAGTCTATTgcaattgataaaactaaaccaacaataaaaaaaacaaaaacaaaaaaattattttgggagGCCTGCACATGAGAGAGTTCTGCAAAGTATGCAGTGTCAACTCACGGCCAGTCTATATCATTAACTGTATCTTGGAAGTTATGAATATTAGTTGGGGCTAAAATAGGATGGGGAAACATCAAGGACTAGGCTATCGGCACAAGGAAACCTTGGTTTCAAATCAAGTTTCAGTGATGTACTATTACTGTTTATGAGATTCGGAATTCTGGATACCAAGGAGTTTGTAATGCACTTCCATATTATCATTTTAAGTTGTACAATCTAACCACATGATGTTCCAAATCTTGTATCATATTATGCCCTTAAAGAcgatttattctttttttttcctgacatTCAGACAATTAAACCAAATGAAGATAACATTTCTTGTTCTTGCTTAGCTTACTTATAGTTATCATTGAAGTGCATTCATGTACTTCTCTTGCTTTTTGCAGGTTCATATGTGACTCATGAAACAAACCACTTTGTTTATTTCTACTTGGATCAGAAAGCGGTTTTACTCTTTAAATCTGGCTAGCCTTATTGTGGTAGCAAAGAAGTTGAGAGCAATGGGCATTGTCTTGTGATTATGCAGTCCTCCATGTATTGATTCCACTGACACTCAAAATCTTTGCAAGACATTCTTGTCCTTGTATATTTGATGTCATGTAATCTAGTTATCGGTTTGGATATGAATCTAAGGATTACCTTAGAAGAGTTTTCTAAAAAGGAAatattatatcttttaaaaaaaaacctttctgAAGCATGCACTGAAATTCTTAGGGGCTGTTGGCTTttgaaaaaattcttattttcattgtctatttttttaacattggcTACTTCCTCTATTTCACTGGTATTCGTGATTAGATCCTTCATTTTATCAAGGTTTAGGATCAAGTAATGATCTCTCCTTACTCTTTGGCATGTATGGGATGGATTGAAATAGCCACGAATCACGCATATAAGGAGTATTAAAGGGTTCATGCTATTATAAAGCCTCTATTCTCTACATTGTTGGAGAGTGCAAGAACTGGCTCAATTgtaattcttctttttcttaagTGGTCATTTGGTTAAATGGTAAAGTCCACCGTATGGTAT contains the following coding sequences:
- the LOC114388612 gene encoding dynein light chain 2, cytoplasmic-like isoform X2 encodes the protein MSEEAKKNFVGALTARPTSDDQKQAPALNVPPKKVIIKSADMIPDMQKEAVDIAVAAFERYNVEKDVAEQIKKEFDKRHGPTWHCIVGRNFGSYVTHETNHFVYFYLDQKAVLLFKSG
- the LOC114388612 gene encoding dynein light chain 2, cytoplasmic-like isoform X1, with translation MSEEAKKNFVGALTARPTSDDQKQAPALNVPPKKVIIKSADMIPDMQKEAVDIAVAAFERYNVEKDVAEQIKKEFDKRHGPTWHCIVGRNFAQYSQLAPAQYYKVGCDVDIQGSYVTHETNHFVYFYLDQKAVLLFKSG